One genomic window of Malaciobacter molluscorum LMG 25693 includes the following:
- a CDS encoding PD-(D/E)XK nuclease family protein — MQSKQKLIIFPTSRAIRENVLLQKDTNKLLPFFLTIDDFFKKAFSYSNKKLIDEEQKFLFLKESIKFDDFKRLGISSNFTQFLKQSDYIFRFFNEISSEKVSIDNIKEVDTYEFYNEHLEILQKVKDNYIKILDENNYIDRVNETKYEKINLDFLNKFLSIELYFEGYFTNVEFDRILEIAKYNQLYINVNTNEYNKKSYAIFKNIALDLEDNFNYKLDITNKKIITKVKIDKKVDFFDIKGFSSRISQIAYIKTAIVNSINKGVDPSKIALILPDESFATSLRLFDDEEYFNYAMGIEIKNSNSYKFLYTLYNFINEKDRKNTESIKFYQIDVEFINNLFKHWDTKVNKENFALLVNYLLEYEKNKEIIEKLKEIIYKLENLLFSKNIHVLLKEVIKILLQKLSNLTIDDINSGKITVMGLLESRAISFDTIIICDFNESFIPKISLKDKFLSTKVKEFAKLPTVKDRENLQKYYYKRLIDNCKNLYISYVSNDSSTISRFASELFDEKIKDLVFDNNYKHILYNKYKLNHFDKEIILDIDLSKMSWSATSLKIYLQCKRKYYFQYILRLKEHEISLKPKGYELGDIIHKILYEFYENRFESKEKLLELFTKYTNKNPFLTLDLEIWKKKIEDFYNYEKQRLSNIQIIQKEMPFNLKYQNINIKGVIDRVDKYDDNYLVIDYKTSSSLKIDTIKNYEKSCDFQLEFYYIALQNIYKTSNIKSFYFDLNNTKLLEEVTLYEKLDLLKEILNDLHTTKVNFLKCEDKSTCNFCFFKTLCNR, encoded by the coding sequence ATGCAAAGTAAACAAAAACTAATAATATTTCCTACTTCTAGGGCAATAAGAGAAAATGTACTTTTGCAAAAAGATACAAACAAATTGTTGCCTTTTTTTCTTACTATTGATGATTTCTTTAAGAAAGCATTTTCTTATTCAAATAAAAAACTTATTGATGAAGAACAAAAATTTTTATTTTTAAAAGAATCTATAAAATTTGATGATTTTAAAAGACTTGGTATTTCTTCAAATTTTACTCAATTTCTTAAACAAAGTGATTATATATTTAGATTTTTTAATGAAATTTCAAGTGAAAAAGTATCAATTGATAACATAAAAGAAGTTGATACTTATGAATTTTATAATGAGCACTTAGAAATACTTCAAAAAGTTAAAGATAATTATATAAAAATATTAGATGAAAATAATTATATTGATAGGGTGAATGAGACTAAATATGAAAAAATTAATTTAGACTTTTTAAATAAATTTTTATCAATTGAGTTATACTTTGAAGGATATTTTACAAATGTGGAATTTGATAGAATTCTTGAAATTGCAAAATATAATCAACTTTATATAAATGTTAATACCAATGAATATAATAAAAAATCATATGCCATTTTTAAAAATATTGCACTTGATTTAGAAGATAATTTTAATTATAAACTTGATATTACAAATAAAAAGATTATAACTAAAGTTAAAATTGATAAAAAAGTAGACTTTTTTGATATAAAAGGGTTTTCCTCTAGAATATCACAAATTGCATATATTAAAACAGCGATTGTAAATAGTATTAATAAAGGTGTTGATCCTTCGAAAATTGCTTTAATATTACCAGATGAATCATTTGCAACAAGTTTAAGATTATTTGATGATGAAGAGTATTTTAACTATGCAATGGGAATTGAAATAAAAAATTCTAATAGTTATAAATTTTTATATACTTTATATAATTTTATTAATGAAAAAGATAGAAAAAATACTGAAAGCATTAAGTTTTATCAGATTGATGTTGAGTTTATAAATAATCTGTTTAAGCATTGGGACACAAAAGTCAATAAAGAAAACTTTGCTTTATTAGTTAATTATCTTTTAGAATATGAAAAAAACAAAGAGATAATTGAAAAATTGAAAGAGATTATTTATAAGCTTGAAAATCTTTTATTTTCTAAAAATATACATGTTTTATTAAAAGAAGTAATAAAAATACTTCTTCAAAAATTATCAAATTTAACAATTGATGATATAAATTCAGGTAAAATCACTGTTATGGGTCTTTTAGAAAGTAGAGCAATATCTTTTGATACTATAATTATATGTGATTTTAATGAATCATTTATTCCAAAAATATCATTAAAAGATAAGTTTTTATCTACAAAAGTAAAAGAGTTTGCGAAACTTCCAACAGTAAAAGACAGAGAAAATCTTCAAAAATATTATTATAAAAGATTAATCGATAATTGTAAAAATCTATACATTAGTTATGTATCAAATGATTCTTCCACAATTAGTAGATTTGCAAGTGAACTTTTTGATGAAAAAATTAAAGATTTAGTATTTGATAATAATTATAAACATATTTTATATAACAAATATAAATTAAATCATTTTGATAAAGAGATCATTTTAGATATAGATTTATCAAAAATGAGTTGGTCTGCTACTTCTTTAAAAATATATTTACAGTGTAAAAGAAAATATTACTTTCAATATATTTTAAGACTAAAAGAGCATGAAATAAGTTTGAAACCTAAAGGATATGAATTAGGAGACATAATACATAAGATTCTTTATGAATTTTATGAAAATAGATTTGAATCAAAAGAAAAGTTACTTGAACTTTTTACAAAATATACAAATAAAAATCCTTTTTTAACATTAGATTTAGAAATTTGGAAGAAAAAGATAGAAGATTTTTATAATTATGAAAAACAAAGATTATCAAATATTCAAATTATTCAAAAAGAGATGCCATTTAATTTAAAATATCAAAATATAAATATAAAAGGTGTAATTGATAGGGTCGATAAATATGATGATAATTATCTTGTTATTGATTATAAAACATCTTCTTCTTTGAAAATAGATACAATTAAAAATTATGAAAAGAGTTGTGATTTTCAACTAGAGTTTTATTATATTGCTTTACAAAATATATATAAAACATCAAATATTAAAAGTTTTTATTTTGATTTAAATAATACAAAGTTATTAGAAGAAGTAACATTATATGAAAAATTAGATTTATTAAAAGAAATTTTAAATGATCTTCATACTACAAAAGTAAATTTTTTAAAGTGTGAAGATAAATCAACTTGTAATTTTTGTTTTTTTAAAACTTTATGTAATAGATAA
- a CDS encoding aromatic amino acid transport family protein, with the protein MNINKLIGSTLIIAGTTIGAGMLALPIVSATFGFITSCIIMTIIWAFMAYTALLMIELHQNANVDATLNTLAYNILGRKGQILAIFAMLFLFYALCAAYISGGGEQIYDKIKEYFEFEIPMQSGAIIFALVIGTVVSTSTRSVDLLNRVLFMIKIVVLVVMLTFLMPFTSIDNLMHMPKQQALVFASLPVVFTSFGFHGSIPSIVRYIGKDIKALRIIMICGSLLPLIVYILWQFVSHGILTQQELVQNDSLTSFIKALSFVANNSYMSFLISLFANLALATSFLGVSLGLFDFLQDFLSKKDKKASRLLTSLVTFLPPLSFALFYPEGFIKALGFASFALVILALFLPVMMVYKQRKNSNLNYTYKVLGGNFGLLLVVLFGSLIIIVQILQMLKVL; encoded by the coding sequence GTGAATATAAATAAATTAATTGGAAGTACATTAATTATTGCTGGAACAACAATTGGTGCAGGGATGTTAGCTTTACCTATTGTAAGTGCAACTTTTGGTTTTATTACTTCTTGTATAATAATGACAATTATTTGGGCTTTTATGGCTTATACTGCGTTACTTATGATTGAATTACATCAAAATGCAAATGTAGATGCTACATTAAATACACTAGCTTATAATATATTAGGAAGAAAAGGTCAAATTTTAGCAATATTTGCTATGTTATTTCTTTTTTATGCTTTATGTGCTGCTTATATATCTGGCGGTGGAGAACAGATATATGATAAAATAAAAGAGTATTTTGAATTTGAAATACCAATGCAATCAGGCGCTATAATCTTTGCTTTAGTTATAGGAACTGTTGTTAGTACAAGTACAAGAAGTGTAGATTTATTGAATAGAGTTTTATTTATGATTAAAATCGTTGTATTAGTTGTGATGTTAACTTTTTTAATGCCTTTTACCTCTATTGATAATTTAATGCATATGCCAAAACAACAAGCTTTAGTTTTTGCAAGTTTACCGGTTGTTTTTACTTCTTTTGGTTTTCATGGTTCAATTCCTTCTATTGTTAGATATATTGGAAAAGATATTAAAGCTTTGAGAATTATTATGATTTGTGGTTCATTACTTCCTTTAATTGTTTATATTTTGTGGCAGTTTGTATCTCATGGTATTTTAACTCAACAAGAATTAGTTCAAAATGATTCTTTAACATCTTTTATCAAAGCACTTAGTTTTGTTGCAAATAATAGTTATATGAGCTTTTTAATCTCACTATTTGCAAATCTTGCGCTTGCTACTTCATTTTTAGGTGTTAGTTTAGGTCTATTTGATTTTTTACAAGATTTTTTATCAAAAAAAGATAAAAAGGCTTCTAGATTATTGACATCACTTGTAACATTTCTTCCTCCTTTATCTTTTGCTTTATTTTATCCAGAAGGATTTATCAAAGCACTTGGTTTTGCTAGTTTTGCATTGGTTATATTAGCTTTGTTTTTACCTGTAATGATGGTTTATAAACAAAGAAAAAATAGTAACCTTAATTACACGTATAAAGTATTAGGTGGAAATTTTGGCTTATTATTAGTTGTATTATTTGGAAGTTTGATAATTATTGTTCAAATTTTACAAATGTTAAAAGTTTTGTAA
- a CDS encoding porin, which translates to MRKFAKMSLVAAVAVAGLTTSSSAKALEDAIKNVDVSGTVTYRYNDYEDNYGEVNGVKKHHSKSTNNYKIALNLKSKVNEDVTANTRFIIGGKQAGEASLSTHDDSDGQLNVTLSEVNFVYTGIANTAITLGKQALATPFTMARDSMGNEQTGTGALAVTNLGPVTLAAAYFNQTNLGEDYGEISDTLHPRNRKDAKGNFIGDINGDENVVFVGAMASFAGINVDASYIDLQDIADAYTVGLKAAYNVGDVKLSPFVRYSSLDLDDTSADNKLFKIGIDAQMGIFDAYLYYGHTDDEGGTTALDYSAETGMDPHWRVTLTGINDADAIYAGVSAQVLPKLNIALKYSSIDTGSKTVDTGDQEEIYTKVTYDMSKNFSTYVQFGQFTKDKERGSTDKDIDSTIGRLNIQYSF; encoded by the coding sequence ATGAGAAAATTCGCAAAGATGAGTTTAGTTGCTGCTGTTGCAGTTGCTGGTCTTACTACTTCTTCTTCAGCTAAAGCTTTAGAAGATGCTATTAAAAATGTAGATGTATCTGGTACTGTTACATATAGATATAATGACTATGAAGATAACTATGGTGAAGTTAATGGAGTAAAAAAACATCATAGTAAATCAACAAATAACTATAAAATCGCATTAAACCTAAAATCAAAAGTAAATGAAGATGTTACTGCTAATACTAGATTTATTATTGGTGGGAAGCAAGCGGGTGAAGCTTCTTTAAGTACTCATGATGATAGTGATGGACAATTAAATGTAACTTTATCTGAAGTAAACTTTGTTTATACAGGTATTGCAAATACAGCTATTACTTTAGGTAAACAAGCTTTAGCTACTCCATTTACAATGGCTAGAGACTCAATGGGTAATGAGCAAACTGGTACTGGTGCATTAGCTGTTACAAACTTAGGTCCTGTTACATTAGCAGCAGCATATTTCAATCAAACTAACTTAGGTGAGGATTATGGTGAAATATCTGATACATTACATCCTAGAAATAGAAAAGATGCAAAAGGTAACTTTATAGGTGATATCAATGGTGATGAGAATGTAGTATTTGTTGGTGCTATGGCTTCATTTGCTGGAATTAATGTAGATGCTTCATATATTGATTTACAAGACATTGCAGATGCATATACAGTGGGATTAAAAGCAGCATATAATGTTGGTGATGTTAAATTAAGTCCATTTGTAAGATACTCATCTTTAGATTTAGATGATACTTCAGCTGATAATAAATTATTTAAAATTGGTATTGATGCACAAATGGGAATCTTTGATGCTTACTTATACTATGGTCATACTGATGATGAAGGTGGAACTACTGCATTAGATTATAGTGCAGAAACTGGTATGGATCCACACTGGAGAGTTACTTTAACAGGTATTAATGATGCAGATGCTATTTATGCTGGTGTTAGCGCACAAGTATTACCAAAATTAAACATTGCATTAAAATACTCTTCAATTGATACAGGTTCTAAAACAGTAGATACTGGTGATCAAGAAGAAATTTATACAAAAGTTACTTATGATATGAGTAAAAACTTCTCTACTTATGTACAATTTGGTCAATTTACAAAAGATAAAGAAAGAGGTAGCACAGATAAAGATATAGATTCTACAATTGGAAGATTAAATATCCAATATTCTTTCTAA
- the prfB gene encoding peptide chain release factor 2, translated as MDNYEYSELLKLLNKKLENIKSILNPDKLHIRLKEIEQQESDPDFWNNIEVATKIGIEKNRILSKLSKFDKANSALNDTNEIYELALEDKDDETLNMLYEEADEIENIVKKTEIEVMLSGNDDGLNAIVSIHPGAGGTESQDWASILYRMYLRWAERNNFKVEILDYQDGEEAGIKDVSFIIKGVNAYGYLKAENGIHRLVRISPFDSNAKRHTSFASVMVSPEIDDNINIEIEDKDIRIDTYRASGAGGQHVNKTESAIRITHIPTNIVVQCQNDRSQHKNKASALKMLKSRLYEFELEKQKSASDGVEKSEIGWGHQIRSYVLQPYQQVKDTRSNIGYSNVSAILDGDITKIIEDVLIATSK; from the coding sequence AAATTACTTAATAAAAAACTTGAAAATATTAAATCTATTTTAAATCCTGATAAGTTGCATATAAGACTTAAAGAGATAGAACAACAAGAATCAGATCCAGACTTTTGGAACAATATAGAAGTTGCGACAAAAATAGGAATAGAAAAAAATAGAATTTTAAGTAAATTAAGTAAATTTGATAAAGCAAATAGCGCACTTAATGATACAAATGAAATTTATGAATTAGCATTAGAAGATAAAGATGATGAAACACTAAATATGCTTTATGAAGAAGCTGATGAAATAGAAAACATTGTAAAAAAAACAGAAATTGAAGTAATGCTAAGTGGTAATGATGATGGACTTAATGCTATTGTATCAATACATCCAGGTGCAGGGGGAACAGAATCACAAGATTGGGCTAGTATATTATATAGAATGTATTTAAGATGGGCAGAAAGAAATAACTTTAAAGTAGAAATACTTGATTATCAAGATGGAGAAGAAGCTGGAATAAAAGATGTATCTTTTATAATCAAAGGTGTCAATGCATATGGATATTTAAAAGCAGAAAATGGTATTCATAGACTTGTAAGAATCTCTCCTTTTGATTCAAATGCAAAAAGACACACTTCATTTGCTTCAGTTATGGTAAGTCCTGAAATTGATGATAATATTAATATAGAAATAGAAGATAAAGATATTAGAATTGATACATATAGAGCTAGTGGCGCTGGTGGTCAACATGTAAATAAAACAGAAAGTGCAATTAGAATTACACATATTCCTACAAATATTGTAGTTCAATGTCAAAATGATAGAAGCCAACATAAAAACAAAGCAAGTGCGTTAAAAATGCTTAAAAGTAGGCTTTATGAATTCGAACTTGAAAAACAAAAAAGTGCAAGTGATGGTGTAGAGAAAAGTGAAATTGGCTGGGGACATCAAATCCGTTCATATGTTCTTCAACCATATCAACAAGTAAAAGATACTAGAAGTAATATAGGTTACTCAAATGTATCAGCAATTTTAGATGGGGATATAACTAAAATAATTGAAGATGTTTTAATAGCAACTTCAAAATAA